GGCATGtaattcaaaatgaaatacctccatatttgaaaatacagAATTAAGCAGTGCGGGTGCAAGTCCTGATAGCTGATAAAAGTCACGACCGATTGTGTGGCACCCACTTCCTAGCATGTGGTAACAGGTATCATGAACGTTTGAAAGAAACGTTTGCATTCGAACCAATGGTGCTACCGATGTCTGATCTGAATCAGCAGCATTGTTGTCACTGTTCGATGCGTTTACTCCAAggagatttgatttttctgattctaGGAGTCCATGAGCGGATCGATATCCCTGTTAGCCATAAACACAGAATAACGTGAATCAATAAAACTGCAGAGGTGACAGTTTGATAAAAGTGTGGAGTagtaaatgattttatttaccTCGGACAATAGAGCAAGTGCTTCGGGTGTGAAGAGTGCGTTGGTTGCCCTTAAGAGAGCAAATAGCGTTGGTAGAACTGGGATCACATGTGGGCTTGAAGGATTTCTGTAAACTGGGTTACCACTTTCACTGAGAGCTGCCAAAAAGCCACCTCTGGAGGCACGATCAGGATCTTCGGGTACCGAACAACGTTTTACAACACTTAATATTGTGGCAAGACAAAATACAAGATCTGCCCGATTTTTTCCAGTCGGATCTTCCATGTTGCACTCGATCGGTGCTCTGTCAAGACCAACGAACCGCATGAATTCAATTGGTCCTTTGAACGCCTCAGTGCCAATGTCGACAAACCGGGACGATCCTTGACCGATGACCTCGGAAACGAACCGTGTTTGTCTCTCGTAATCACAGAAATGATTTGATATCAATAAAAGTGCTTCATATAATGTAACGCCCTCCATTTTTGTTAGTTGACTGGCTTCCTGTACTAGCCCTAAGACGGTAGTGTGGATCTGTTCGAAAACTGGGAGAAGTAGGAGAGGATATTTCAATCCAATCTTCACCATAAGACTCGCAGCATGACGCCGGACATTCTTCACCGCCCTGGACCTATTGTCTTTCGTATCACCACGTCCTTCGAATACCAAAGCTGCAAAAATCTTTTCCAATACCCTCGGCAGTATAGTTACACCAGGCATTTCCATAGAACCCGTGGACATGGATAGAAAGACAAATAATGCACTTATACATGACAATAGAGCAGATAACAGCCAGGGATCAAGCGGAGAGTAACTTAAACACAATTCCAACAGTTGAAGGCCAGTCTGTACACTTGGTCGCTCATTCACGTGAAGTATCCGTGAAGTTACCGAATCTAGAGCTTGTGCAAGGGCTTCCCATTCAAGGTATACCGGATCATTTGGATTACTCTCATATCCTATATCTGTAAGCCCTTTCGTTATTTTAGCCGTCAGCCATTGCTGGACATAAGCAAAGGTTACCAAGGGTGCGACCATTGTTGCATGGCGAAACCCTTCAAGCAGATCCATTCTCAATCGATGGAAGAAGACGTTGAACTCTTCTTCAGAATCATAGTCTGCCAAAGGATAGGCAACTGTCCTGTTTGTAGGCCTACCGTTTGCGTAGGACAGTTTGATAAGCTTAGGGGCCGTGCTCTCAACGAACTTTGGTACATAAGTCAGCAGCAAAGGGTCTGTCTTGATCTGGTCATGTTTGAACAACATTACCCATATGGTATTGGCCATGTGTGATAACGTTAGGCTAGAATGGGTTGTAAACGTCATCACAGCATCCAAGTAGAGATTGAAGTGGGCCGGGCATACCGTAGATCCATCTTCCTTACCCCAAAGTGAACAAAGTTGCCACGCCATTCCAGTTAGTACCTATGAATAATAAGAGCTATTTTTACTGGTCAACTTGCCATACTGATAATGAGCGTAGAATTCGATTACTCTGTGTTCTTGGTGGCACAAAAATTGCGCATAATCCATGCTAAGTTCATCATTATTGCAGAAAGTTTGCACGGTATATAGTCAATTAATTACAGAAAACTGTTCAAGAGCTTGCATACCTGAATCAGCTTCTTCAAAAACAAGTAACGATTTTCATCACAGTTATTAGGTCCTGGTGGGGACACAGGTCCAATTGCAGCACTGTAAATGCATCTAAGTGCCTCTTCAGAGTAAAGAATCATCAATTGTTTTCTATCCTCAGCTTTACCCTTACGATTGACAATTTGCAAGAGACATTCAGCTGCAGGGCATTGAAATGTAGGGTTGCCAAGGAGTACGCACAGAATATGCAAAAGTCGGCCAGCCTCAGTCATCATATGCCCAATAGAGACCCATTCAACAAATCCTGTCAGAGTAAGCAGAACCACCTGAAATATAAAGGACAGTCGCAACTATAGCAAGGGCGTTGGTACTGTGCCTCGAATTACAATAAGCATTAACTTACTTGAACAACTTTTCCATGGGCGGCGGCTTCATTAATACGACCTAGGCCACTTGTTTCTTGAAACTTTGTAAAATGCTGCTCTATCAGtcttagaaaaaaagtaaatatctCTGCCATATTTGTAGTTAGTGCTTGGTATATGTCCTTCCTCCTTTGATTCGATTCTAACGTCTGCAAAAGGGCTACATCTTCAACCAGTCTTAAGAACACTAGGAGAACCAGCTCAGTTTGGCTTTCCCCCCTGGTACAAGCTTGACTCAGTTCAGCTAATAGCGTAGGCCATTGCTGAGGCCATTCTCTTTTGATCATCTCTACAATGACTCTGGACAAGGCATCCTTTATATGGGTTTCTTCTTGTAACAGAGGCTCGGTACCATCTTGGAGTAATTTCATGGCATTttctttgatgaaaattttttcaggcTGCGACATCTGGGTCCATCTATACTTAACACAGTGTTCCATCAGCTGCAGCCCAAAATGTCGCACCACGGAGCTAgtgtttgtacatttttgaGCAAGAAAAAGACCACATTGTGCACATAAAGGAGAGGATTCTTTGAAACGTTCACACGCTGTGTAGGCTTCTAGGCGTTGTTCTTGTGGTACACCAGGTGACATCATCACTTCCACAACCCGGGCAAGTTCAGCTGATATTTGGGCAACATCACCCGCCCCTGCATCCATTCTGCCTGGAATGATGGAATCTATTACGATAGTCAGGTGTCTTGCTACTGAAACaagttgaagaaattttttctttgatttgtCCAATATAtgaacttttgaaattttggtgTCAATTGCATCAGAGATGCAACCACCAGGTCACAGATAACCACATACTGTGACTGCTTATACCTGAGAAACAGTAGGAAAATTTAGTAGACtatgtagttttttttgtaGGGAACAACGGAGCATTAATCTCCCTTCAGGCCCTTccaatttcaacgttttttgattcatttataAAACAAATCGGGCCAATCGGTAAATTTATTACGAGCTGCTAATACAGCATGTACGAGGCATGTGGATTCTGGGGGCATGCCGCATGCACGTCGCCCGTGCCGCCGACCATGCCTCGTCCAGCCTTGACAGCACCACAGATCTATACTGATTACGATTTCGCTACGCCGTTGAACGGGATGTTTTTAATGAGGATATTTTACTTTGAGAGAATTAgtacagaaaatttcaattgaaataatcaatgatatatatttattattgaaaaatgtatcTATTTACCCAAAGTGATTGCTCCGCGATGCGGCACGCTGGCGGCTGAAGGATGCGCGTTTGGAGTTTGTGCTGCGACCTGCCGATGAGCTATGCAAACCCGATTCAAATTACCCTATACCAACCCCAACCCGTCAACAGTTCCGTGATGCCGGTTACGGTGTGATTTCTTTATAGAGTAACCTACCAAGTGAAACGAGCCGTGATTATCCAAACCTAACTAAAAATTCTTTAATGATTAACTCTACTGTCATGGAAGAAGTCTTGGAATCTCCACCTACGTACAAGCTTAATTTGGCTGAGCAGATTTATTGCGTTGAACTGTCACCTTACGAATGGTCGCAGCATTTGATATGCGTGGCCCTAACCGGCAAAATTACCATTGCCATAATCAAATTTCAGGTAGTTCACGACAGCATCACGTGTACTCGTTTACTTTATAGTCAATATAAGGTCTTACTGTTATATTATTGTAGGACGAAGACGATGACATCGAAGACATTGATTATAATCCCATTCGAACATTTCACCATGAAGCCAGAGCTCATGCCCTTTCCTGGAGTCCAAGAACGTCCCTAAGTGTTGTGCCAAAAATTATTGCATTTGGCGTGGCAGGGGCAGATTTCAAAATCCGATTGTACAACAGTAATTTGAATGAGCTCAATACCTACCAGGTGAGAAGTGGTGTATTCACATCTATAGCATCTTGTGAGATACTAGTCTCACATGGATCAAATCCCGCTGTCTGGACTCTAGAATGCAGCTCACATCTACTTGAAAGGTTCTAGAGGGCCATAAGGATTACGTCAACTCTATTGCTTTTGAACCTGAAGGTGATATCCTAGCCTCAGTCTCAGACGATCACACCTGTAAGCTTTGGGACATAAAAGAGGATAACAAATGCCATGTCACATTCTACCTGACTTCGCCAGGAGTTACTGTCTGTTGGCATAAAGAAGAGATCGGTAAACTATTAGttgctgaaaaaaatggaCTTATACGAATGTACAACGTCATAAGCCAGCAGGCAATATTATCTCTTGATGCCGGAGTTACACCTTTGATGGCTGCAGATTGGGGCCCAAACCCACTCAAAGTGGCAGCTTTAGCTGCTGGGGAGCTGTTGGTATGGGATGTATTGAGACCAAGGTGAGATGCATATTTTGTGAACTGATATCAACCTTATTAAATACAGTAAGTTTTTTCAGTGCTAAAAAATCttacttgaataattttattcgttgcaGTCGTCCTGTGGAATCTAGTTTGTTACACGTAGAAGGAGGTCAGATGATCAAATTTTGTACTTCGGGAGAAAATACCATAGCTACTATTGGCAGACCAGAGAATTGTGTAAAAGTGGTCAACTTGAAATCAAAACAAGTAATCCTGAATGGCAAAGTGCAGCTGATAGGTGGACTTAGCTGGCACCACAAGTTGCCTTATCTATGTGCTGGCAGCGATAGGGAATTATATTTCTGGAAAGCAaatgtgaaatgaattttgtctcaagcCGAttgttttaataataaatccGAAGTCCCAAACCGATTTTTACTAAGGGTTTGTTTAGTTTACTGAATCTATTACAGTCAATCGGATCAATGGTAAGCATGCGCCACAAATGTCTAATATATTAGAAATCAACAACATCGCTCGCCAAATTGGTAAATCCAAGGAATACGCGTTACGGGGCAACTATCATTCATTGCAAAAGTTCACCTCAAAATGCTAATGCAAGTCAGACAGTTTTAAGACGTTGCCTCTGTCCAAGCACGAGTTACCAGCTgcttaattttctcttcaatttcgcCTTCAAATACGATACTTATTACTTCCTGTGCTTTACTGTAAACCATGACAGGATTAGGAGTATAGAGACGTTCGGTATGGAACTTCTCTTTCTCACGCCGAATTTCTGCAAGTCGTTCCATGTGATTTCCAATATCTTTCTCAGAGTGCCCATTCATTTCTCCAACTTTTTGCAACTTTCCTGTGGAATACCATTCCATGAATCGGGACATCAATCCATATCCTGGTATAGAGAATATTTTACTTACCCATATTGAGGACCAATAAACCTTCAAGTTTGTTAATTTCAGCAGATAAAACTTTATGTCTGACTGCTTGTTTGTCCAAGGCATCGTCGATTGTGTCCTCTATGAATGATGCGACAAGCTCACGTTTACCTTCCAATTCTGCTTGTTGGAGATCCGAATCAAGAAGCCAATTCAAGACTCCGTAACACCAGAAGGCTCTTAAGCTCTTTCCGAGACCTGTCGATTTTATGTTTAAGATGCTATTTAACTGTGACAGCAACTTTGTCATAAGATTTCTTTGTCCTTCTTTAGAATCTGTCTCAGATTCCCCTCTCTGCAAATGCTTTGCTGCTTCAAACCTATAGATGATTTCTAATGCGGTGACCAAATGATGCAGTTTCTTTTCAAGTTCAACGCATACCGTCGCTAGAGCTATTTGCCCACAAATCTTAACCCAAACCTACGAATCATAAGAGGTATATCACTAATGTTAACACTGGATGGTGAATTTTAGAAGCAGAGCAAATATGAACATCATTTACCGTTCGCTCATTCTCGGAGATCTGCAGgttctctgaatttttcaacaatttggcATAATAATACTTGTTGCAGTTGGAATactgatttgataaatttttaagtATACATTCTGTAGCATTTCCTTGCAAACAATTCCAAATACTTTGGTTGtcgcaattttgaaaaatcctgTCCATCTCCTTGAGTGCAGCAACTTTCACTTCGCAGTGCTAATTTCAGTTGTCATATGAGTTGCGTTCGTTTTTTGTggtgaataaataacgattgcctactagggtgggttgaaaaaaatttttatttatcttcttaatgttgaaaaaattctttacttgatattttgaggtagcccactcgttttttgaataaataattaatcaagtggggtacttctagcaaagaaaatttttttttcggtcaaaaatcatagaaaatatctaaaaattgtcgattatgattgttttttagtcgttcactgttcaaaatttttttcctattatttttgtaattcaagtacaaaatcaaaaaataacatgctctttttttgagttaaaattgaagttgagtcgggagcccgagctttgctggagtcaggtagccagcagcatagcgctttgttgtgagacgtcaccttcggggctgagcagaggtgacgccccataacaaaccgcgcgcccgtggctacctgactccagctaagctcgagctcctcgtagaccgagaaattcgaatatttcgacccatgcatggattgcgacgaatcaaagtgggtctacgactaaaaccaatcgatatgtcctataatttttctgctcccaacagcgaataattgatgattactcgatcgattgcatgagtagatgattttggctttcagatttggattcctgagctgattatacgtgagattactcttgaagaacccaagaacaaattcgatttttgagcaaaaaataaatcattattttaattgggtttaatatgcttttcttacgtattttgacttcaggaatccgaatctgaaagaaaatttgatctatctctaaaattgaccgagttatcgctaattttcagctttttggggtcaaaaataaaaaattcattttttagtctatcttaatgtaatttgagctcaggaatccgaatccgaaagaaaaattgacctatctgcaaaaatgaccgagttatccctattttttcgcattttttggcataaatttgaggatatctcgaagggaaaaaatcgtagctcaatttggacaacggattcgtgttcctgaggtcaaattacataagaaaagtgccatacgatcaattttaaaaaataaaaatttttggtcaaaatttgaaaaaatcgtaaggggtaccccttggaaaaatctcaaattttggccaaaattttttattttttaaaattgatcgtatggcacttttcttatgtaatttgacctcaggaacacgaatccgttgtccaaattgagctacgattttttcccttcgagatatcctcaaatttatgccaaaaaatgcgaaaaaatagggataactcggtcatttttgcagataggtcaatttttctttcggattcggattcctgagctcaaattacattaagatagactaaaaaatgaattttttatttttgaccccaaaaagctgaaaattagcgataactcggtcaattttagagatagatcaaattttctttcagattcggattcctgaagtcaaaatacgtaagaaaagcatattaaacccaattaaaataatgatttattttttgctcaaaaatcgaatttgttcttgggttcttcaagagtaatctcacgtataatcagctcaggaatccaaatctgaaagccaaaatcatctactcatgcaatcgatcgagtaatcatcaattattcgctgttgggagcagaaaaattataggacatatcgattggttttagtcgtagacccactttgattcgtcgcaatccatgcatgggtcgaaatattcgaatttctcggtctacgaggagctcgagcttagctggagtcaggtagccacgggcgcgcggtttgttatggggcgtcacctctgctcagccccgaaggtgacgtctcacaacaaagcgctatgctgctggctacctgactccagcaaagctcgggctcccgactcaacttcaattttaactcaaaaaaagagcatgttattttttgattttgtacttgaattacaaaaataataggaaaaaaattttgaacagtgaacgactaaaaaacaatcataatcgacaatttttagatattttctatgatttttgaccgaaaaaaaaattttctttgctagaagtaccccacttgattaattatttattcaaaaaacgagtgggctacctcaaaatatcaagtaaagaattttttcaacatatgacaaattttctttctttatgaAGTACAAATTCAGCTCctatgctaagaaaataaaaaaaaaattttttcaacccaccctattgcctacgtcaattttttatgGATAGTTACCTGAATTTGTGGAAAAGACTCAATTAGTTGTTCTGCTGCAGTATAATCAGCCTTCAAGAGAGCCTCTGTTACAGCTCTTTCAGCCAATTCTAATCCAAATTCATCGTCCCCTGATTTCAACGCTAGTTGAGTAGCTACTTCCAGACTTCTTATGTCATTCCGACGGCCTAATAACTTTGCAGCTTCCTTTAGGTTACCCAGTTTAATGTAACTGGAATGCATAAATAAAGAGTTAATAATTCTTGATACTGTACAATTATAACATCTAAACCTACCAAAGAGCAGCATCTTCAAACTGTCCTTTCGTAGTTGTGTGGATTGCCCATGTCTCCAATAAACTATCTATTATTGGATCAGATTCAGCAAGCTTACATCTTGCCAATACGTAAGCTTCCCTTAACATCTTAGCATCCACAAACACCTGAATTGCACGTTCAATTTTGTGGATGCACAAAAAGTAAGATGCCGCTTTACGATAGTTTCCCTCTGACTCGAGTTGCTTGGCATAAGTTTCGCACATCTCCTGCCAGACTCTgaaaagacagaaaaagtaTACCACAGGAATCTTGCTGGtcacaacaatttttttgtgtaTGTAATTTCGAATACCGACCTAAACGAAAGACTCGGTGCTAGTGAAACTAAAAAATCATTTAGTTGACCTCGTTTGGTAGCATCTTGCAAACTTTGCTTCAAATTATTAGACCACAGATCCATTTCCACAACTGTGTCGTAATGGCCTGTCTTTGTATGAGCAGATTCTGAAAGGGAGATTTAAGATTAATTTATAGCATTAAAATTGCAATGGTGCGAACACATGGAATGTTGAGGCATACTTTCGATTTCCAGTAGATTTAAAACGTTTTCCTTGCTTCCAAATATGGATAGGCCGTTTGAAATCTCCTTATTTTGGGTTTCGCTGCTAGCCACATCGTTCGCTTCTTCAGCGGTGACCAGATCCTGCTCTATATTGGATTTTTGGCACGAGATTCCTACCATCTCCATAACCGATTTAAGTTTAGATTCCTTACTACCCGTAGAGTTGGTTAATACTGTAAAGTAGGTGGCTTGTTTACCCTTCTTCCGATTGATCTGATTTGTCGTCAagcttctttttatttctatgatGAAATTGCACAATAGTTATAATGAATAATGACAGGTACTTCATATTAGTAACGTACTTCAAGTTCCATGATTAGTACCTTTGTCGGTTGGCGCGGATCCGACGTTTCCTACATCTATGGCGTTATCATCCTGTCCGTTCGTGATTTGTTCAGGATCGCTGGTTAGATCAGTGGTCTTGTTagccttagtttttttttttttcgttctcactTTTTTGGGTTTCACAGAATTTTCAGTAGGCATCATAACTTTTTGTTTTGAGAGCCGCCATATCCTAACAGTGAAATCTGCCGAGCCTGTTATAATCAAGTCTGGATCAAAGGGGCTCCAAATGCAACAATGTACAGGACCGTAGTGACCTGTATACGTTCCAACTAACTCCTTTGTTTCTATCTTCCAAACTTGTACCCGGTTGTCATAACTCGCCGACGCCAGATATCCACTGATATGTGGATTCCAAGCTAAGGCAACAACTTTTGCGGAATGTCCATCTAATGTCGCAACAATTTTATGCGAGGGTTTGTCATCAGCTGTTTTGTCTGAGCCATCTATTGTAGAACAGTCCTCAGCTGGTTCAATAAACTCCAATATAGTGATCGTGGGTGAATTAGTTGCTACAGCTAATTGATGGCGGAGAGGAGAAAGACTCAGGTCGGTCGCAGTGCTCTCCGGATGCCACACCAGGCGCTGGACAGCCCgtttcaatgaataaattaccGATCCCCATGAGACTAGATTACGGTTCAAGAATGATACTGCTCTGTGGAAGTAAAAGGGAATCAGTGTCTCTGTGGTCATTAGCAACAGATCTTGGACTGGCTAGTTTTAGACGAATATTTGACTTATGTTTTTGATAACACACCCATTTTCGAAACCAACAGCTAGACATGAGCCATCTTGTTTCCAAGCAAATTCCgtacaattcttttttatgaCAGATGTTGGGACTGCGACAAAGAGGACACAAATAAATATTGTCTTTGTATATAGGTAATTTTCATGTAATCTCTTATCGCTTTTATACGAACCTCCATTTGGTTTTTCAGGATCGTAATAAACTAACTCTCCATCACCGCAAGAATACAGTACATGATCGGTTTTTCTTGTTGGGTGTGGACCCCAACCAAGAGCATATAGAGTGTGCCTATGATAGTTTCTATACAGGATTGGGGGTTTATTAGGTGAGTTTGTATCAAATACACCCACACGACCTTCTGAGGTACCAAAGGCTATTATGTTCTCCTTTTCAGGATGCCATGATACCTAAAATTCATCAGGGACAATTTGTAAAGAATGGTATTTCAGATTAATTTCAGTAGGTATTAAAACAGCTCACCGCCataatttttcctttaattttttgccAAAGAACAGTAACATCGAAAGTATTTTCATGAGGTTCGCATAAATTCCAAAGTCTTAGCATTGCATCCCCCACACCAAAAGCAACTCTAGATGTGTCTAGGGGAGAGGGAGCTATGCAGTACGTATATCCACCTTGAGTAGGAATATTGTACGTCATTTTTACATCGGTTCCCTTTATTGTGCAGCAAACAACCCAACGATCTTGAGCCAAAGTCCACACAGTTATGCTATAATAACGAATGGGAGCAGATATCAGAATTGTTCAAAAAGAACTCAAGAGTTGGGGTGAATGAAAGGTGTGCTCATACCTTTGGGAATCTTTGGATCTCCAATTACTTTGCTCAGCTCCCGTTGCAGTTTGAAGACCAGCAATACAAGAAGGCCCTCTCACATGATATCCGTGAATTAGCTTACACACTGGTTTTGACTTTGAATTCGCCGTCAGATCCCATGATATTAATTCACCCCAAGACAAACTACTGAGTAATAACTTTGGTGTTATCCAACATACAGCTGTCCAATTCCCAGTGTTCCACCCCATTTTACTTCTGTGCTGATGTGAATTGAGAGGCATATTCGGCAATGTAAGTTCTATCTGATATCTACCATCACTGCCAGCCCGCCAGATGAATATTGATCTACATAAAACGGTCCAACAGCAATGTGAAAATAATCTAAGGGTGACATGAGTTCTATTTTGCCAAAATTATCAGAACGTACCTGTCTTTGCCTCCTGATGCCAGTAAAAGATCTTTGGTATCAGTTCCAGTGATAATATTTGTATCTACTGGACACCAGGAGAGGCTGGTGATTTCAGTATCATGGCCTCTCAGTTTATAGACAATTTTTCCATTGCCATGAATGTTGACAATGTATAT
The sequence above is a segment of the Athalia rosae chromosome 5, iyAthRosa1.1, whole genome shotgun sequence genome. Coding sequences within it:
- the LOC105691305 gene encoding gem-associated protein 5 isoform X1, translating into MYLYEHQIRKITMNEATLPPSPNWYLGNILACAKDGTVAWGARNAIVIAVSEQDKKTLNYSILPDAHIDRVTSLAFSPRFGEPDQSLLVSGGDENVVRIWDLCSKSAVMAHYYAEIHQKVVGVDWSKADPNIVCCISTDGFLVIWNIALNIAHQISLGKLTATCILCCPHDPDLVAIGTKSGLIYIVNIHGNGKIVYKLRGHDTEITSLSWCPVDTNIITGTDTKDLLLASGGKDRSIFIWRAGSDGRYQIELTLPNMPLNSHQHRSKMGWNTGNWTAVCWITPKLLLSSLSWGELISWDLTANSKSKPVCKLIHGYHVRGPSCIAGLQTATGAEQSNWRSKDSQSITVWTLAQDRWVVCCTIKGTDVKMTYNIPTQGGYTYCIAPSPLDTSRVAFGVGDAMLRLWNLCEPHENTFDVTVLWQKIKGKIMAVSWHPEKENIIAFGTSEGRVGVFDTNSPNKPPILYRNYHRHTLYALGWGPHPTRKTDHVLYSCGDGELVYYDPEKPNGVPTSVIKKNCTEFAWKQDGSCLAVGFENGAVSFLNRNLVSWGSVIYSLKRAVQRLVWHPESTATDLSLSPLRHQLAVATNSPTITILEFIEPAEDCSTIDGSDKTADDKPSHKIVATLDGHSAKVVALAWNPHISGYLASASYDNRVQVWKIETKELVGTYTGHYGPVHCCIWSPFDPDLIITGSADFTVRIWRLSKQKVMMPTENSVKPKKVRTKKKKTKANKTTDLTSDPEQITNGQDDNAIDVGNVGSAPTDKEIKRSLTTNQINRKKGKQATYFTVLTNSTGSKESKLKSVMEMVGISCQKSNIEQDLVTAEEANDVASSETQNKEISNGLSIFGSKENVLNLLEIEKSAHTKTGHYDTVVEMDLWSNNLKQSLQDATKRGQLNDFLVSLAPSLSFRVWQEMCETYAKQLESEGNYRKAASYFLCIHKIERAIQVFVDAKMLREAYVLARCKLAESDPIIDSLLETWAIHTTTKGQFEDAALCYIKLGNLKEAAKLLGRRNDIRSLEVATQLALKSGDDEFGLELAERAVTEALLKADYTAAEQLIESFPQIQHCEVKVAALKEMDRIFQNCDNQSIWNCLQGNATECILKNLSNQYSNCNKYYYAKLLKNSENLQISENERTVWVKICGQIALATVCVELEKKLHHLVTALEIIYRFEAAKHLQRGESETDSKEGQRNLMTKLLSQLNSILNIKSTGLGKSLRAFWCYGVLNWLLDSDLQQAELEGKRELVASFIEDTIDDALDKQAVRHKVLSAEINKLEGLLVLNMGKLQKVGEMNGHSEKDIGNHMERLAEIRREKEKFHTERLYTPNPVMVYSKAQEVISIVFEGEIEEKIKQLVTRAWTEATS
- the LOC105691305 gene encoding gem-associated protein 5 isoform X2 encodes the protein MNEATLPPSPNWYLGNILACAKDGTVAWGARNAIVIAVSEQDKKTLNYSILPDAHIDRVTSLAFSPRFGEPDQSLLVSGGDENVVRIWDLCSKSAVMAHYYAEIHQKVVGVDWSKADPNIVCCISTDGFLVIWNIALNIAHQISLGKLTATCILCCPHDPDLVAIGTKSGLIYIVNIHGNGKIVYKLRGHDTEITSLSWCPVDTNIITGTDTKDLLLASGGKDRSIFIWRAGSDGRYQIELTLPNMPLNSHQHRSKMGWNTGNWTAVCWITPKLLLSSLSWGELISWDLTANSKSKPVCKLIHGYHVRGPSCIAGLQTATGAEQSNWRSKDSQSITVWTLAQDRWVVCCTIKGTDVKMTYNIPTQGGYTYCIAPSPLDTSRVAFGVGDAMLRLWNLCEPHENTFDVTVLWQKIKGKIMAVSWHPEKENIIAFGTSEGRVGVFDTNSPNKPPILYRNYHRHTLYALGWGPHPTRKTDHVLYSCGDGELVYYDPEKPNGVPTSVIKKNCTEFAWKQDGSCLAVGFENGAVSFLNRNLVSWGSVIYSLKRAVQRLVWHPESTATDLSLSPLRHQLAVATNSPTITILEFIEPAEDCSTIDGSDKTADDKPSHKIVATLDGHSAKVVALAWNPHISGYLASASYDNRVQVWKIETKELVGTYTGHYGPVHCCIWSPFDPDLIITGSADFTVRIWRLSKQKVMMPTENSVKPKKVRTKKKKTKANKTTDLTSDPEQITNGQDDNAIDVGNVGSAPTDKEIKRSLTTNQINRKKGKQATYFTVLTNSTGSKESKLKSVMEMVGISCQKSNIEQDLVTAEEANDVASSETQNKEISNGLSIFGSKENVLNLLEIEKSAHTKTGHYDTVVEMDLWSNNLKQSLQDATKRGQLNDFLVSLAPSLSFRVWQEMCETYAKQLESEGNYRKAASYFLCIHKIERAIQVFVDAKMLREAYVLARCKLAESDPIIDSLLETWAIHTTTKGQFEDAALCYIKLGNLKEAAKLLGRRNDIRSLEVATQLALKSGDDEFGLELAERAVTEALLKADYTAAEQLIESFPQIQHCEVKVAALKEMDRIFQNCDNQSIWNCLQGNATECILKNLSNQYSNCNKYYYAKLLKNSENLQISENERTVWVKICGQIALATVCVELEKKLHHLVTALEIIYRFEAAKHLQRGESETDSKEGQRNLMTKLLSQLNSILNIKSTGLGKSLRAFWCYGVLNWLLDSDLQQAELEGKRELVASFIEDTIDDALDKQAVRHKVLSAEINKLEGLLVLNMGKLQKVGEMNGHSEKDIGNHMERLAEIRREKEKFHTERLYTPNPVMVYSKAQEVISIVFEGEIEEKIKQLVTRAWTEATS